One Euphorbia lathyris chromosome 1, ddEupLath1.1, whole genome shotgun sequence DNA segment encodes these proteins:
- the LOC136218435 gene encoding transcription factor LRL1, which translates to MALASYNGTGDNHLPSLIPYGFDDDEDHKLGMEMEEGDSNQLFLFQSQSQEETGHSLINFRGGFDTLLHGNGNVNGSLLSFQKDEISSWSYNDCQWSHMTATSSDLENVQTATNFTKPDWQQPNFHKRPHVESNVEAVKNVSKKPKLKNSPAKDPQSIAAKNRRERISERLKILQELVPNGSKVDLVTMLEKAISYVKFLQLQVKVLATDEFWPVQGGKAPDISQVKEAIDAILSSQKDRNSSSTSN; encoded by the exons ATGGCACTTGCTTCCTACAATGGAACTGGAGATAATCATCTTCCCTCCTTAATTCCTTATGGatttgatgatgatgaagacCATAAATTGGGAATGGAAATGGAAGAGGGGGATTCTAATCAATTATTCTTGtttcaatctcaatctcaaGAAGAAACAGGTCATTCGTTGATCAATTTCCGAGGTGGGTTTGATACTCTCTTACATGGAAATGGAAATGTGAATGGATCTTTACTTAGTTTTCAGAAAGATGAGATTTCTTCTTGGAGTTACAATGATTGCCAATGGAGTCATATGACTGCTACTAGTTCAGATTTAGAGAATGTTCAAACAGCAACTAATTTCACCAAGCCTGATTGGCAACAACCCAACTTCCATAAGCGTCCACATGTG GAGAGTAATGTGGAAGCAGTAAAGAATGTATCAAAGAAGCCTAAACTAAAAAATTCTCCAGCTAAGGATCCACAGAGCATTGCAGCCAAG AATCGACGAGAGCGAATTAGTGAGAGGCTTAAGATATTGCAGGAACTTGTGCCTAATGGATCAAAG GTTGACTTGGTTACCATGTTAGAGAAAGCTATAAGTTATGTcaagtttcttcaattgcaaGTAAAG GTGTTAGCCACTGATGAATTTTGGCCGGTTCAAGGTGGAAAAGCTCCCGATATTTCTCAAGTAAAAGAAGCCATTGACGCCATCCTTTCATCTCAAAAAGATAGGAATTCAAGCTCAACCTCCAACTGA